Part of the Gemmatimonadota bacterium genome, ATCGCGCAGCAACCAGATCAACCGCTATGAAGACCCCGACCATATCGACCTCTTTCGCAAGCTGGCCAGGCTTCACGGCGTGCCGCACGATGAGAAACTATCGCTGCCCGGCCTGGATTCGGAAGATGCCTGGATCCGCGTAGGCGACGGCGCCGAACACCTGATGCACGCCATCGCGCGGGCCTTCCTCTCGGCGGGCGACGAGGTGATCGAGCCTCATCCCGCCTTCGGACTGATGATCCGGTACGGGGAGGATATCGGAGCCCGGTCCGTGCGGACCACCCTGACGCCGCAGTACGTGTACGACCTGGACGCCATGGCCGCTGCCGTCAACGAACGGACCCGCATGGCCGTCATCACCAACCCGAACAATCCGACGGGCACCGTCGTCACCCACGACGCGCTGTCGCGCTTCGTCGAAGATCTGCCCGACCGCGTGATCGTCCTGGTGGACGAAGCCTACATCGACTTGGTGGAAGACGGCACGTGCTCCGACAGCAGCGCCTTGGTCAGAAAACACGAGAACGTCCTCCTGGTCCGCACCTTCTCGAAGGGCTACGGACTGGCGGGCTTCAGGCTGGGCTATGCCGTGGGCCAGCCCCACATGATGGCGCGCGTCCGCCAGTTTCACGGGGGATCGCCCAGCGCCCTGGTGCTGACCGCCGCCTGCGCGGCCCTCGACGATCCGGATCACGTGATCTGTTCCAGGGAGGCCGCGAGCGCGTCCAAGGCGATCTACTACGAGACGTGCGAAGCGCTCGGACTGGCGTACGTCCGCAGCGAGGCGGCCTTCGTCCTGATCGAAGTCGGCGACGCGAATGCGGTGACGCAGGCACTGGCCGAACGGCGCATTATCGTCATCAACGCCGAAGCTTCCTGGGGCATACCGGGCATGATCCGGGTCTCTTACGGCAACGAGACGGAAAGCCGGATCTTCACCGGGGCTCTGCGGGATATCCTTGGCTGAAGTCCCCGGCATCACGCATGTGATGATCCCGGTCGCGTAACCCGCCATTATCCCAACCTGAATTCGTTCAGAAAGGCGCGCGATGCCCGTATCCGAACTGTGCTTCACCCCGGCGACCGATCTCGTCCGCATGATCCGCCGCAAGGACGTTTCCGCGACGGAAGTCATGGAGGCCCACCTGGTCCAGGTCGACCGGGTGAATCCCGCCGTGAACGCCATCGTCACCTATCATCCCGAGCAGGCGCTGGATGGTGCCCGGAAAGCGGACGAAGCCATCGCGCGAAACGAAGCGCGGGGACACCTCTTCGGCCTGCCCATCGCCCACAAGGATCTGGTACTGACCAGGGGCGTGCGGACTACTTATGGTTCGCCGATCTTCCGCGATTTCGTCCCGGGCCAGGACGAACTGATCGTGGAGCGGCTGAAGCAAGCCGGGGCGATCTCCTTCGGCAAGACGAACGTGCCGGAATTCGGCGCGGGTTCCCAGACCTTCAACCCGGTCTTCGGCGCGACGCTCAATCCATACGACACGTCCCGGACCTGCGGGGGCAGCAGCGGAGGCGCCGCCGTGGCGCTGGCCTGCGGCATGCTGCCCATC contains:
- a CDS encoding histidinol-phosphate transaminase, with the protein product MATPMSAVNENHQSVGLPPGIVRLSRNENPLGPSPGVIEAVKSRSNQINRYEDPDHIDLFRKLARLHGVPHDEKLSLPGLDSEDAWIRVGDGAEHLMHAIARAFLSAGDEVIEPHPAFGLMIRYGEDIGARSVRTTLTPQYVYDLDAMAAAVNERTRMAVITNPNNPTGTVVTHDALSRFVEDLPDRVIVLVDEAYIDLVEDGTCSDSSALVRKHENVLLVRTFSKGYGLAGFRLGYAVGQPHMMARVRQFHGGSPSALVLTAACAALDDPDHVICSREAASASKAIYYETCEALGLAYVRSEAAFVLIEVGDANAVTQALAERRIIVINAEASWGIPGMIRVSYGNETESRIFTGALRDILG